A window of Haloarcula marismortui ATCC 43049 genomic DNA:
GTTAGGCTTCGAATGTGTTTAGTTGCGCGACTTGGCCGCGCCCGGCCAGAGAACGAAGCACCGGGGACTGCCAAAGAGCTAAGGGGCGTCCCGTCCGTGTTCGTGGGCATGAGCGACGCGAACGGGTTCGAGGAGGGGGCAAGCGGGTCACAGGGCGACCCGCGGGTACTTATCGCGATGAACGTCGTGCTCTCGACGGTGTTTTCGGCCACTCTCGTCTGGGGGCTGAGCGTCATCGGTGCGGCAGAGCTCACGGCTATCAACGTCGCGACCGGCGCGATACTGCTGTTCGCGCTGACCTACGCCATCACACTTCAGTAGCGGGCCTGCGCCACGCTCCAGTAGCGGTTCTGCAGTACGACCGCGACACTCGGCTTACTCGGGGTCGTACGGGTGCACGTCGTCTACCGCAGGTGCGCCGACGACGAGCGTCCGTACTGGCTCGGTCGCCGACTCAGGGTTGTGCGCCCGCTGGGGGCTGTCCGGTTCGACGACGAACGCCTCGTCTTCATCAACTTCGTAGGTCTTCTCGGGCGTCTCGACAGCCAGCGTTCCGGAAAGGACGTAGAACAGTTCTTCCTGATTGTCATGGTAGTGGTACGCGAGCGGAATGTTCTCGCCGGGGGCGACCTTATAAAGATTCACGGCCGCATTTTCCAGATCAGCTGCATCACTTATCGACCGCTGGATGCTCGGTCGGTCCGGTGTCGGTTCGATGTCGTCGACCGCGAGGTGGTGATAACCCATGTCATCCCTGTCAACAGCGACCGACGTAAAACGACTGCTCCCGCAAGTGCTCAGTCCGAGGCTTCTTCGGCGTCGACCGGCTCTGTCTCGTCGGTTTGGAGGCGGACGACGCGAGCCTTCATGATGCGCGTGTTCTCGACCTGTTCGACGCGGATCTCGACGCCGTCGTAGGTGATAGTCTCGCCTTCCTCGACCAGTCGCCCCGCCCGGTTGAAAATAAAGCCGGCGATGGTCTCAAACTCCTCGCCTTCAGGTAGGTCTAGATCCAGCGCTTCGTTGACCTCCTCGATGTTGACCTCGCCTTTGACCGTGACCGTGTCGTCGTCGACGTACTCGATCGGCTCTTCCTCCTCGCCTTCGAGTATCTCGCCGACAATCTCCTCGGTCAGGTCCTCCATCGTCACCAGCCCCTCAGTGGTCCCGAACTCGTCGATGACGATGACCATGTGCAGGCGTTCGGCCCGCATCTCGGTCAGCAGGTCGTCGACGTTCTTCGACTCGGGGACGTGCAGCGTCGGCTCGATGAGGTCTTCAAGATCCATGTCGCGGGCCAGCGCCTCGCCGTAATTGAGGTCCCGAACGAGGTCGCGGATGTGGATGACGCCGATGACGTTGTCCAGACTGCCCTCGTAAACGGGGATACGGGCATGGCCGCTCTGGATACACGTCTCCAGGGCCTCCTCGACGGTGTTGTCCTTAGCGACGGCGGTCATGTCCAGCCGCGGGGTCATTACTTCCTTGACGATGGTGTCGTTAAATCGGAGGGTACGCTGGAGCATTTCGCGCTCGTCCTCGTCGAGGACGCCCTCGCGCTCGCCGGTCTCGATGATGTCCTGTATCTCCTCGCGGGTGACGTAGGAGGTCTCGATGGCGGAGCGGCCCCCGGTTATCTTGTTGACGACGCGAGTGAGGTAGTCGAACAGGAGGATAAGCGGAAGCAGCACCTTCTCGGCGGCCTTGAGCGGCTTAGAGATGCGCAGCGCCCAGGATTCGGTGTTCTCAACCGCGTAGCTCTTTGGCGCGCTTTCGCCAAACAGGAGCACGATGGCGGTAATGCCGAACGTCGCGACCGCGACGGCTTGCCCCTGGGAGAGATAGAGGGCCAGCAGCCCGGTCGCGATAGAGGACATCGCAATGTTGACGAGGTTGTTCCCGACGAGAATCGTCACGAGCAGGCGGTGCGGGTCCGCCTTGAGTTGCTTGAGCGTCTTCGCGCCCGGAACGCCATCCTCGACGAGGGCTTCTGTCCGGTGTGCCGGCAACGAGAACATGGCAATCTCCGAGGACGAGAAGAACGCCGACAGGACGATGAGGAAGACGATAACGGCAGTACCACCGGCCAGCACCACGGTTTCGGGGATCGTGACGCCGGCGTATTCGATAGCCTGCAACGTCGCTGTAGACAGCTCAAACGGCGCAGGTGGATCCAGGGCCATCAACGGTCGAAGTTGTAATGGGCGGGGATTAAGACTTGTCATGGCGGGGGGCGCCAGCGAAGCCCTTACCCGGCTTTCGCGCGTATCGCCGCGCAGAGTATGAGCGAGTCCGACATCACGCTGTACCGGCTGCAGGCGTGTCCCTTCTGCGAGCGCGTCGTCCGGAAGCTGAACGAATACGGTCTCGATTACCAGTCGCGGTTCGTCGAGCCGATGCACGCCGACCGCGACGTGGTCAAGCGGCTGTCCGGCAAGCGGACCGTCCCAGCCATCGTCGACGAGAGCACTGGCGTCACGATGTCCGAGAGCGCGAACATCGTCGCGTATCTGGAGCGGACGTACGGCGAAGGCGAGGAGACGGCAGGGGGTGCGGCCTGATGGACCTTGATTTCGATATCGTCGACCTCGACCCGGTCGACCACCCCGAGGAAGGCGACACCGCGCCGGATTTCACACGCCCACTCGTCAACGACGAGTTCTGGGAGGACGAATCGCTCGCGTCGGTGTGTGCCGACAGCGACCGGGTCGTCCTCGTGTTCCACGCGATGGACGGCGCGTTCCCGGCGACGTACATCTGGAACGAGATCCGTGACCGCGCGTGGCACGAGCAGGCCACCGTCGTCGGCATCTCCATCTCGACACCATACGAGCACAAGCAGTTGCTCAAAGAGCGAGAAATAGAGGGAGACTACCGGCTGTTCTCGGACCCCGCCAACGGTGTCGCACAGCAGTACAGCATCGACATGGCCCTCGACGGGATGGCCGGTATCGAGGAGCCGCGCCCGTCGGTGTTCGTCCTCGATAGCGACCGGACCATTGAGTACGCGTGGGTGGCCCAGGAATGGCCCGACTTCCCGGACTACGACGACGTCGAAGCCCAGCTCTAACGATGGCGACAGTCGACGACGCCGCGGCAGCGGTCCGTGACAGAAAGCTGGTCGTCTATCCCACGGAGACAGTGTACGGTCTCGGTGCGGACGCACTCGACGCTGCCGCTGTCGAACGGGTGTTCGACGCGAAGGGCCGCGAGCGCGACAAGCCGGTGTCGCTGGCCGTCCCCGATATCGAATCCGCACGCGAGTACACGCGCCTGAGCGACCGTGAACTGGCGTTCATGCGGGAGTTCCTCCCCGGCCCGGTCACCGTCGTCGTGGAGCGCCGCGACGTCGTCCCGGACGTACTGGTCGCTGGCCAGGACCGCGTCGGGGTCCGGGTCCCCGACCACGACCTCGCGCTGGAACTACTCGCTGAAACCGGGCCGCTCACGGCAACGAGCGCTAACATATCCGGGAATCCAAGCGTTCGCACCGTCGACGACCTCGACGCGATCCGCGAGCGCGCTGCTGTCGTACTTGACGCCGGCGAGACCGACGGCGGGACCGGTTCGACGGTCGTGAACGTCGACAGCGGGACGATTCATCGCCGCGGCGCACGCGCCGACGCCGTCAAGTCGTGGCTCAACGACCGGAGCTGATATCCGCCCGGAACTGTCCGGGTGGCTGTCCGCCTTAGCGTAGCATTGACCGTAGCGACCGCGTTTTCACCCCGCAGTCATCGCTGAACTCACAGGGCTTGCACTTGGCGTCGTTTCGCACCCGCCCCGGCGGCCCGTCGATGCTGTCGGCGGTTCTGACCGCGCGACGGTAGACGCCGGTCCGCCGTGCGTTCACGTCGATACGTCGGATTACGCCGTACGCCGGATACTCCGCGTAGGCGATGTCGATATCACGCTCGCGCTCCCAGGAGAGCGCCTTCGCGGCGGCGACCAACCGCACGGTCTGGGGCTCCCAGACACCGTCCTCGGGCGGCCGACCGGCGAACACGAGCGACGGCGCCGGACCGTCCTGCCCGGCGACGACCTTGTGTGCGATACCGCGGGCGTCCTTCCCTTCGAGATACGCGTCGGTCGCTGTCGGGGCGACCAGCCCGTCCCAGTTAACCAGCCGCTCTCGAAGCCCTCTGAGTCGGTCGCGGTACTCGTCGGGTCCCACTTCGATGGGGGCTTCCAGCAGGGCGGCGTCGTCGGTCAGCAACCGCTCGTACTCTCGGGCGAGTCGGCGAACCGACTCGATTTCGTCGGGAATCTCGCTTGCGCCGTCGCGGCGGCGGTAGTAGAGCTTCCGCGGGCAGTAGGCAGCCGTTTCCAGTTCCCTGAACGTGTGGGTCGACATGAGCCTACGTGGTCGTGTTCTCCCACAAGAAGGTTCGGCGGCCGCCGCCGTTGAAACAACTGCGCAGTTGGCTACCCCTGCCACGACTGGAAACGACTACAAAAGGTATCCGAGGGTCACATCGACACGTCAGCGCCGGAGTCAAGCGAATCGATGTCTTCAGTGGCCTCGTCGAGGCCGTCATCACGGAGGCCAGCGGCGTGCTGTGTTGATAGGCCAGCGTCGGTGAGTACGTCCTCGAACTGGCTCTGAAACCGGTGGGAGACACGGCGGGCGGCGTCCTGTGCGGCAACGACGCGCCGGTAGTGGGCGGCCCGGGACTCGTCGATATCGAACTCGGCTGCAAGTTCGGTGACGGACGGGTCGTCGTCGGCGACACGACGGCGGAACTCGGGCAGGTCAAACGGTGCCTCTGTGTCCTCGTCACGGAGGAGATGCAAGTCAAGTCGGCCCTCGACCACAGCAGACTCGTCCGTGCCGATTTCGGCCGCGATAGTCTCCTCGTCGCTCCCCTCATAGAACAGTCGGACCACTGTCACCAGATCCTCATCAGCGAGTTCGGTCTGGAACTCATACCGCTCACGCATCCGCGCGACGACATCACCGAGTCGGTCCGTGACACTGGCCTCGTCAGTATCGGCTAGAGACCCTCTTGACGCCTCCTGAGACTCCGTCACAGCTTCCTCGCCGGAGACGTCCATGAAGATGTCACGGAGTTCTTCGGTCTTCTCGTCCATCGAACATGAAACTACTTCTCGGGAGGGATATATCTGTCGGATGGACAACGTGACGCAGCGAAAACTTTCAACAGTTTCCTAATTCCCGCAGGACCGCACCGGGGCGTGGCAAGATTTAAGCGGACACGAAGCACGTGTTAGCGTATGTCATCTATACTCCAGACGACCACGCGCCCGACGTTCTGGCGTATCGGCGACGTGGGGAAGGCGCTGTTTTACTATCTGGCAGCGCTTGCTGTCATCGTCTTTCTGTACGGTGTGTACAACCGCGTCACCCGCTATGCCAAGGGCAGCGAGGACCCATTTGAGCGACTGGACGAACTGCCCCAGCGGACGGTTGCGGCGGCGCAGTTAGCGCTGTCAAATCGGAAGCAGTTGGACCGCGACACCGTCGCTGGCGTGATGCACGCGTTCATCGTCTGGGGCTTTCTGACGCTGCTCATCGGAACGACGATTCTGGGTATCGATATCGACTTCTATCGGCCGCTGACCGGTGAGTCCTTCTTCGTCGGCCGGTTCTACCTCTCCTATTCGTTTGTCATGGACGCGATGGGGCTGCTGTTCGTCGTCGGCGTCGGTGTCGCGCTGTGGCGACGCTACGGCCGCAAGCTAGACCGCCTCCACGACCGCCACACGTCCCGCGAGGATGACCTGTTTCTCGGCTCGTTGTTCGTGCTGGGTGTCGGCGGCTACCTCACTGAAGGCGTTCGGATTCTCGGGACCTCGACGGTCCGAGATGTCTCCTTCGAGACGGTGAGCTTCGTCGGCTGGTCAGTCAAAGAAGTGCTCGTCATGGCCGGGATGACACCGGAGATGGCAGCGGGTGCGTACCCCTTTGTCTGGTGGAGCCACTCGCTCGTTGCGCTGTGGTTCGTCGCCTGGATACCCTACGCGAAGCCGTTCCACATGCTCTCGTCCTTTGCCAACCTTGTCGCCCGCGATGAGAAGGCCGGGGTGCGACTGCCCGGCGTGCCAAGCGACGCGAGTCCCGAGGAGATTGGCCCCAGCGACATCGACGACTTCTCCTGGAAACAGTTGCTCGACCACGACGCCTGCACCAAGTGTGGCCGGTGTTCGTCGGTCTGTCCGGCGAAAGCCTCCGGGCGGCCGCTGGACCCGCGAAACGTCATTCTGGACCTGAAACGCTACCGCGAAGAGCGTGACGCCGGCGGCGAGGACGTGCCGATCATCGCCGACGGCGGGACTTCGGTCATCGATGCTCACACGATGGAGTCCTGCATGTCCTGTATGGCCTGTATGGACGCCTGTCCGGTCGACATCGAACACGTCACGCAGTTCACCGAGATGAACCGTCGGCTCACCGAGGCCGGCGAGATGGATGAACACGTGCAGGACGCGATGATGAACGTGTTCCAGCACGGCAACACCTTCGGCGACCCCGAGCGCGCCCGGCCGGACTGGACTGAGGACCTCGACTTCGAGGTGCCGGACGCTCGCGACGAACCGGTCGAATACATCTGGTACGTCGGCGACTACCCCAGCTACGATGAGCGAAACCAGAAAATCGCGCAGGCGCTGGCTCGCGTCTTCGAGGCCGCCGACGTTGATTATGGCATCCTCTACGAGGCCGAACAGACCGACGGCAACGACGTGCGCCGCGTCGGCGAGGAGGGCCTCTACGAGATGCTCGTCGAGGACAACGCCGAGGCGATTCTGGACTGTGAGTTCGAGTCCATCGTCACGACGGACCCCCACGCCTACAACACGTTCATGAACGAGTACCCCGAGTTCGAGGCCTGCGAGTGGGGCGAAGACGACGTGTTCCACTACACGCAGGTCGTCGCCGACCTCGCCAGTGCCGGCGCGCTCGGCCTCGCCGGGACCGAACTCGACTACACCGTCACCTACCACGACCCCTGCCACCTCGGGCGGTACAACGGCGAGTTCGAGGCCCCGCGGGACCTCATCCGCGCCACCGGCGCTGACCTCCACGAGATGCCCCGGAACAGGGACGACTCCTTCTGTTGTGGCGGTGGCGGCGGCGGTCTCTGGATGGACCTCGAAGAAGAGACGAAACCCAGCGAGGAACGCCTGCGCGAGGCCCTCGAAGACACCGAAGCGGGCGCGGCCGTCGAGAAGTTCGTCGTCGCCTGCCCGATGTGCATGACGATGTACGAGGACGGGCGCAAAACCGGCGGCTACGAGGAGGACCTCGAAATCGTCGGCGTCACAGAACTGCTGGCTGAGGCCGTCAGCGAGAGCTGAGTTACAGCCGTTCACAGACCTGTTTCCCGCTCACAACCTCGGGGATTATGACCTCGTCGGCCCCGACGCGACGGGCCACGGTCTCGTCCTGCCGGTCGCCGGCTCGAACGATGAGGTGGACCGTGGGCGCGAGCTGGCTCGCCAGCACCGCTATCTGGATATTCGCGTTCGTATCATCTATTGCGCCGATAACCGTATCGGCTCGCTTGACACCCGCATCTGTCAGCGCGTCCTCGCGGCTCGCGTCGGCCTCCAGCGCGAGGTGGCCGTCGTCAAGCGCCCGTTCGTACTG
This region includes:
- a CDS encoding cupin domain-containing protein, translating into MGYHHLAVDDIEPTPDRPSIQRSISDAADLENAAVNLYKVAPGENIPLAYHYHDNQEELFYVLSGTLAVETPEKTYEVDEDEAFVVEPDSPQRAHNPESATEPVRTLVVGAPAVDDVHPYDPE
- a CDS encoding CRISPR-associated protein Cas4; this encodes MSTHTFRELETAAYCPRKLYYRRRDGASEIPDEIESVRRLAREYERLLTDDAALLEAPIEVGPDEYRDRLRGLRERLVNWDGLVAPTATDAYLEGKDARGIAHKVVAGQDGPAPSLVFAGRPPEDGVWEPQTVRLVAAAKALSWERERDIDIAYAEYPAYGVIRRIDVNARRTGVYRRAVRTADSIDGPPGRVRNDAKCKPCEFSDDCGVKTRSLRSMLR
- a CDS encoding L-threonylcarbamoyladenylate synthase: MATVDDAAAAVRDRKLVVYPTETVYGLGADALDAAAVERVFDAKGRERDKPVSLAVPDIESAREYTRLSDRELAFMREFLPGPVTVVVERRDVVPDVLVAGQDRVGVRVPDHDLALELLAETGPLTATSANISGNPSVRTVDDLDAIRERAAVVLDAGETDGGTGSTVVNVDSGTIHRRGARADAVKSWLNDRS
- a CDS encoding (Fe-S)-binding protein; the encoded protein is MSSILQTTTRPTFWRIGDVGKALFYYLAALAVIVFLYGVYNRVTRYAKGSEDPFERLDELPQRTVAAAQLALSNRKQLDRDTVAGVMHAFIVWGFLTLLIGTTILGIDIDFYRPLTGESFFVGRFYLSYSFVMDAMGLLFVVGVGVALWRRYGRKLDRLHDRHTSREDDLFLGSLFVLGVGGYLTEGVRILGTSTVRDVSFETVSFVGWSVKEVLVMAGMTPEMAAGAYPFVWWSHSLVALWFVAWIPYAKPFHMLSSFANLVARDEKAGVRLPGVPSDASPEEIGPSDIDDFSWKQLLDHDACTKCGRCSSVCPAKASGRPLDPRNVILDLKRYREERDAGGEDVPIIADGGTSVIDAHTMESCMSCMACMDACPVDIEHVTQFTEMNRRLTEAGEMDEHVQDAMMNVFQHGNTFGDPERARPDWTEDLDFEVPDARDEPVEYIWYVGDYPSYDERNQKIAQALARVFEAADVDYGILYEAEQTDGNDVRRVGEEGLYEMLVEDNAEAILDCEFESIVTTDPHAYNTFMNEYPEFEACEWGEDDVFHYTQVVADLASAGALGLAGTELDYTVTYHDPCHLGRYNGEFEAPRDLIRATGADLHEMPRNRDDSFCCGGGGGGLWMDLEEETKPSEERLREALEDTEAGAAVEKFVVACPMCMTMYEDGRKTGGYEEDLEIVGVTELLAEAVSES
- a CDS encoding redoxin domain-containing protein; protein product: MDLDFDIVDLDPVDHPEEGDTAPDFTRPLVNDEFWEDESLASVCADSDRVVLVFHAMDGAFPATYIWNEIRDRAWHEQATVVGISISTPYEHKQLLKEREIEGDYRLFSDPANGVAQQYSIDMALDGMAGIEEPRPSVFVLDSDRTIEYAWVAQEWPDFPDYDDVEAQL
- a CDS encoding glutaredoxin family protein, translated to MSESDITLYRLQACPFCERVVRKLNEYGLDYQSRFVEPMHADRDVVKRLSGKRTVPAIVDESTGVTMSESANIVAYLERTYGEGEETAGGAA
- a CDS encoding hemolysin family protein, whose protein sequence is MALDPPAPFELSTATLQAIEYAGVTIPETVVLAGGTAVIVFLIVLSAFFSSSEIAMFSLPAHRTEALVEDGVPGAKTLKQLKADPHRLLVTILVGNNLVNIAMSSIATGLLALYLSQGQAVAVATFGITAIVLLFGESAPKSYAVENTESWALRISKPLKAAEKVLLPLILLFDYLTRVVNKITGGRSAIETSYVTREEIQDIIETGEREGVLDEDEREMLQRTLRFNDTIVKEVMTPRLDMTAVAKDNTVEEALETCIQSGHARIPVYEGSLDNVIGVIHIRDLVRDLNYGEALARDMDLEDLIEPTLHVPESKNVDDLLTEMRAERLHMVIVIDEFGTTEGLVTMEDLTEEIVGEILEGEEEEPIEYVDDDTVTVKGEVNIEEVNEALDLDLPEGEEFETIAGFIFNRAGRLVEEGETITYDGVEIRVEQVENTRIMKARVVRLQTDETEPVDAEEASD